TACTACATTTGTTCTCGTGTTACTAAAATGGAGTTCAAAGAGCCTGAAACAGCTGGTGGTCTAAGTAAAGACATCTCTGAATACCAACTCAATAAGAAAGACAAAATGACCTTGGGCGTTTTTCTTATTGGCTTAGGTATCATGCTTTATGGAGTGTTCGCTAACGGTTGGTACATCAACGAGATCGCGGGTCTTTTCTTATTGATGGCGATTGCCATTGGTATCGTGAACGGCTTGGGTGCAAACGCTATTGTGAAGCAGATGATGGAAGGTGCGTCGGGTGTTACCTCTGGTGCCTTGGTGATCGGTGTTGCTGCCTCTATTCAAGTGATCCTTAACCAAGCGTCAATTATCGATACCATCGTTAATGCACTGAGTTCGTTGATTCAAGATATGCCAATCGCGTTGGCGGCCATTGTGGCGAGTGTGGTTCAAGGCATCATCAATTTATTCATTCCTGGTGGTTCTGGTCAGGCGATGGTGACCATGCCGATCATGATCCCAGTTGCTGACTTAGCAGGTATGAGTCGCCAGCTGATGGTTACTGCATTCCAAGTAGGTGATGGCCTTACAAACCTTATTGTACCAACCTCAGGCGGCACGCTAGCGATGCTTGCGCTGGGTCGAGTCTCTTACGAGCAGTGGTTGAAGGCGATTGTGCCATTTATGTTGGTGGTTTATGCCCTATGTTGGGTGGCGCTGTTCATTGGACAAATGATTGGTTACTAGTTTTTTTGGTGTTGAACATCTATGACAATTTCACTTATTCACGTTAACCCAAATACCGGTTTGTCGGCTTCTATCTCTGCGACAGGAGGTGTGTCAGTTGGAGGCTATGTAAACCATAGCTGGCGAGGTGTTGGGGCGTGTGCAACTCAAGGGTTATTTACTAACCCTTGGTATGCAGACAAAGCGCGTGAGTTATTTATTCTTGGTAAGACGGCTGATCAGGTTGTCGAGTCTTTAAAAGCAGGCGATGCCGAATATTCAAAACGCCAGTGTATGGTGATGGATAAAAATGGCGACAGCGCTTTCATTCATGGTGATGACAACATCCCTTATGTTGGCTCGATTGCTTATCCTACGATTGCCGTTGCTGGCAATATGCTAGAGAGTGACAAGGTTTTACATGCCTTTTCAGACAGCTTTATCGCTCAAACGACGCAGAATCCAAGCTCAATCTTAGAAGATGGTGCGCCTGTTTATAGAGATAACTATGAAGCAGAGCTACCAGAAATATTGATAACAGCATTGGAAGCCGCATTGCAAGCGGGTGGAGACAGGCGAGGAACCTTTTCTGCATCACTCCGAGTAGAAAGCCTGACTAAAGCGCCGATTGATATTCGTGTTGATTGGGCTGATGGGTGCTTAATTGGTGAATTGCGAAAAGTGCTGGGGCGTGTCCGCGAGGCAGGCTTTCAAGATTTTCTAAACAATCTACCAAACCAGTAATGATGAAGCTTTAATCGAAATAAAAGCCAAGTGAGTTTCAAATCATTTGGCTTTTTTGTTTTCAATCATTGGGCGACTGTGCGTTAGTGCTTCGAAAAGAAAATTTCTGGCTTATGAGTTGGACCTGAATTGCCTTCGAGTTGAGTCAGCTGCAAACCTTGTTTGCCGACCAAAGAAGCGACCATCTGACGGTTGAACGGGTAGTTCTCAGTGTTGTTGATGAACTCTTCCACATCCACCCATTTGGCTTCTGCAATTTCATCCGTGTCTTGAATCGCAATCTCTTGAGTTTGAGCGATAAGGTGGCAAACAAAGTAGAGGTTTGATTTGCCAAATTGATATGGATGGCGCGTGGCCATGCCAACCACTGAAACGAAGGTGGCTTCTATGCCAGTCTCTTCCAAGGTTTCTCTAACCACAGACTCTTCAATACCTTCGCCAAGTTCAATGTGGCCACCTGGTAGTTTGTAGCCCTTCATACCGTGCTCTTTGATCATCAGCACTTGGTTATGCTCATTGGTGATCAACGCACCAGCACCCAAAGTATGGGTTGGGATGAAAGGTACAAACTCGACGATTTCGGATTTGTGGATCAGCGTAATCTCGTCTTCTAGACAGTTATGGAACACAAAACCGAGTTCAGTCGCTACTGGGATAAGATGCGACAGTGAAATAGGTAAACTGATCCAGATAATGCCTTTGTTATTTTGCTTTGAGAACTCGGTGATTTCGCTGAGCTCAGCGTGGAATGAGTCGGTATCGTTAGGTGCAGTCAGCGGGTCGATGATGATGCCGTTAAATTTGTCGAGCGTAAATTCCACGGTTGGTCCTTTGTTGTTTTGATTTATTGAGAGCCTTTTATAGAGGGAGCTTATAACAGATGTAGAGGTTATGACACCTGAAAAGCCGGTGACTCGGAGATTGCTTGGGAAAGCGGTAGGTAAGAAACAAAAACTGCGCTTGGAAACCAGAGCGCAGTTTTAAAGTTGGAGTTATTTGAGTTCGTATCTAACGAACGTAGTTCGCATCAACGCTGACATACCAGTGTTGAAACTTACCGTCAGATTTTTCAATCCACAAATCGTTGGTGTAGCTCTCTATCTTGCCGTTGACCGTTAACTTGAATGTGTTCTCATCAAAGTCGCCAAGCTTCACAAACTGATCGGTTGTAACTAGGAACGGGTCCATGTCGTCAACGCCAACTACATCTGAAATCACATAGTAGTGGTAAGTAAATGGCTTGCTCGCATCATTTGGGTTACTGCGGTACGCCACAAGCTTGAACGGTTCCGTCAGTGGGACATCGAGCGTTTGCTTGTCTATGGTCGCAGGGATTGGAATAAATAACCAAGCCGTAAATAGGCCGCAAGCCAAAACCATCAGGAAGAAAAGAGTCTTAATTGCTTTCATAGCAACCTTCAAAATAGGTAATGTTGAAGGTGCTATGGTAACAGGTTTGATTTGTTGATTGTAAGAGTATGAATAAGTGAAGGCGACACCACTCTGTTAGGAAATTTGAACAAATTGACGCACTGTTCATAACTTAGGTTTCAGATGCTTTCTATCTAAAAGCGTCTGGGCAAATTAGTGCGCGTGGCCTTGTGATAGGTTGATCAACATGACGCCTGCGGCAACAAGCCCCATGCCAATCCAAACTTTTGTGTCTAGGTGTTGGCTGTATACGAAGCTCGAGATTAAGCTCACCGTTAAAATTGCTAATCCAGCCCATAAAGAGTGCACCACACCAACCGGCATCTCTTTCATAGCTTGGCTTAAGAATAAAAATGCCGCCAAGTGCCCTGAGATAACCAGTAAAGCTGGGACTGGTTTAGACAAACTAAATCCATCGGTGGCTTTAAGTGCAACGTGAGAAAGTGCTTCAGCCATTACGCCCATCATCAAGAAAAACCAGCTCATATTCGTACCTTTATCTTTGTATTGTTTGTGTTGGTATAGCAAGAGTGTTTGAAAGTGGTCATTGGTGCTAATCGCGGATTAGCTCGTATTGCAGGCACAAAAAAGCCCGCACCTCACGCTTTTGCAAGGTGCGGGCTAAATAGGTGTGACTACTTGTTTAGGTAAGCAGCGTGGAACTCAATGTGCTCATCAATAAAGCTAGAGATGAAGTAGTAGCTGTGGTCGTAACCAGGCTGCATACGTAGCTCTAAATCGGCATTGTTTACTTTCGCGGCTTCAACTAACTGTTCAGGTTTCAGTTGTTCAATTAGGAAATTGTCTGCTTCGCCTTGGTCAACCAACATTGGCAGCTTAGTGCCTTTCGTTTTTAGAAGCTCAGAGGCGTCGTACTGTTTCCACTCTTCAATATCTAAGCCTAGATATTGGTTAAATGCTTTTTGGCCCCAAGGACATTGCATTGGGTTACTGATCGGGCTGAATGCCGAGATAGAACGGTAGCTATCTTCGTTCTTGATGCCAATCGTAAGGGCACCGTGTCCACCCATGCTATGACCAGAAATTGATTTCACTGATGTCACAGGGAAGAAAGACTCAATCAGTGCTGGAAGCTCTGTTACCACGTAATCGTACATGTGGTAATGGCTGTCCCACGGTGCTTGAGTAGCGTTCACGTAGAAGCCTGCACCTTGGCCTAAGTCGTAGCTTTCATTGTCAGCAACGTTCTCACCACGTGGGCTTGTATCTGGTGCAACAATAGCGATGCCTTGCTCAGCTGCAGCTTTAAATGCGCCGGCTTTTTGCATAAAGTTTTCATCGGTACAGGTTAGGCCTGATAACCAATATAAAACAGGAACTGGGTTTTCTTTGCTTGCATTTGGTGGCAAGAAAATCGCGAAACGCATATCGCAGTCAAGCGTTGCAGAAAAGTGGGTGTATTGTTTGTGCCAACCACCAGCAACCTTTGCTTGGCTAATGTTTTCGATTGTCATTTATTGTGCTCCGTTAGGTTGATGGTTTCGGAATTAATGTATTTGATTTTCTAAAGCTTAAGCTAGAGGGTTCACCACCCACCGGGCAGGAGGTGGTGAAGACAGTTTCGCTCTGATTTTTAAGTCAGAACTGTGGTCTCGACACCTAAGTGCCGAGACCAAGGAGAATTATCTGTCCATGTGTAAAACAGTACGGATAGATTCACCTTTGTGCATTAGGTCGAATGCGTCGTTTACTTCGTCAAGGCTCATTGTGTGAGTAATGAACTCTTGAAGACCAAACTCACCCGCCATGTAACGGTTTACGATTTCTGGAAGCTCAGAGCGGCCTTTAACACCACCGAAAGCAGAACCACGCCATACACGACCTGTTACTAGTTGGAATGGACGAGTCGAGATCTCTTGACCTGCGCCTGCAACACCGATGATTACAGATTCGCCCCAACCTTTGTGACAACATTCAAGAGCTTGACGCATCACGTTTACGTTACCGATACACTCGAACGAGTAATCAACACCGCCGTCTGTCATCTCAACGATAACGTCTTGGATTGGCTTGTCGAATTTCATTGGGTTGATGCAGTCAGTCGCGCCAAGTTGTTTTGCTAGCTCGAATTTGCTCTCATTGATATCAACACCGATGATTTTGCTTGCACCAGCCATACGAGCACCGATGATTGCAGAAAGACCGATACCGCCTAGGCCGAATACAGCAACTGTGTCGCCTTTTTCAACTTTAGCTGTGTTCAGTACCGCACCCATACCAGTGGTTACGCCACAGCCTAGAAGACAAACTTCCTCAAGAGGTGCTTCTTTAGCTACTTTCGCTAGTGAGATTTCTGGAAGTACAGTGTACTCAGAGAAAGTAGAACAACCCATGTAGTGGAAGATTGGCTCACCGTTGATAGAGAAACGGCTTGTGCCATCTGGCATTAGGCCTTTACCTTGAGTTTCGCGAACTGCTTGGCAAAGGTTAGTTTTGCCAGACTTACAGAATTTACATTCGCCACACTCAGCTGTGTAAAGTGGGATAACGTGGTCGCCAACTTCTACGCTTGTTACGCCTTCGCCAACCATTTCAACGATACCGCCACCTTCGTGACCAAGAATAGAAGGGAAGATACCTTCTGGATCGTCACCTGAAAGAGTGAATGCGTCAGTGTGACAAACACCAGTAGCAACGATACGAACAAGTACTTCGCCAGCCTTTGGCAGTTCAACGTCAACCGTTTCACGCTTTAGCGGC
The window above is part of the Vibrio chagasii genome. Proteins encoded here:
- the fghA gene encoding S-formylglutathione hydrolase encodes the protein MTIENISQAKVAGGWHKQYTHFSATLDCDMRFAIFLPPNASKENPVPVLYWLSGLTCTDENFMQKAGAFKAAAEQGIAIVAPDTSPRGENVADNESYDLGQGAGFYVNATQAPWDSHYHMYDYVVTELPALIESFFPVTSVKSISGHSMGGHGALTIGIKNEDSYRSISAFSPISNPMQCPWGQKAFNQYLGLDIEEWKQYDASELLKTKGTKLPMLVDQGEADNFLIEQLKPEQLVEAAKVNNADLELRMQPGYDHSYYFISSFIDEHIEFHAAYLNK
- a CDS encoding DUF1028 domain-containing protein; translation: MTISLIHVNPNTGLSASISATGGVSVGGYVNHSWRGVGACATQGLFTNPWYADKARELFILGKTADQVVESLKAGDAEYSKRQCMVMDKNGDSAFIHGDDNIPYVGSIAYPTIAVAGNMLESDKVLHAFSDSFIAQTTQNPSSILEDGAPVYRDNYEAELPEILITALEAALQAGGDRRGTFSASLRVESLTKAPIDIRVDWADGCLIGELRKVLGRVREAGFQDFLNNLPNQ
- a CDS encoding NUDIX domain-containing protein, producing MEFTLDKFNGIIIDPLTAPNDTDSFHAELSEITEFSKQNNKGIIWISLPISLSHLIPVATELGFVFHNCLEDEITLIHKSEIVEFVPFIPTHTLGAGALITNEHNQVLMIKEHGMKGYKLPGGHIELGEGIEESVVRETLEETGIEATFVSVVGMATRHPYQFGKSNLYFVCHLIAQTQEIAIQDTDEIAEAKWVDVEEFINNTENYPFNRQMVASLVGKQGLQLTQLEGNSGPTHKPEIFFSKH
- a CDS encoding S-(hydroxymethyl)glutathione dehydrogenase/class III alcohol dehydrogenase, which translates into the protein MTIEIKPGQTHIQSKAMVAWKAGEPLKRETVDVELPKAGEVLVRIVATGVCHTDAFTLSGDDPEGIFPSILGHEGGGIVEMVGEGVTSVEVGDHVIPLYTAECGECKFCKSGKTNLCQAVRETQGKGLMPDGTSRFSINGEPIFHYMGCSTFSEYTVLPEISLAKVAKEAPLEEVCLLGCGVTTGMGAVLNTAKVEKGDTVAVFGLGGIGLSAIIGARMAGASKIIGVDINESKFELAKQLGATDCINPMKFDKPIQDVIVEMTDGGVDYSFECIGNVNVMRQALECCHKGWGESVIIGVAGAGQEISTRPFQLVTGRVWRGSAFGGVKGRSELPEIVNRYMAGEFGLQEFITHTMSLDEVNDAFDLMHKGESIRTVLHMDR
- a CDS encoding multidrug efflux SMR transporter, with amino-acid sequence MSWFFLMMGVMAEALSHVALKATDGFSLSKPVPALLVISGHLAAFLFLSQAMKEMPVGVVHSLWAGLAILTVSLISSFVYSQHLDTKVWIGMGLVAAGVMLINLSQGHAH
- a CDS encoding AbgT family transporter translates to MDMTEKMETAEKRAWYKNVPDPMVLIFFILVATYLLTFIVPAGEFERVVVDGRTTVVADSFTYIEGVPSVHFFDIFVSIPKGLISAAPYLFIVFIAGGLFHILQRTGALENAIGVAVNKAGIKNRNLIITIGTFIYGFFGVAVGFENNIALVPVAVLISAAVGYSSLVGTVMAVGGIGVGFALSPINPYTVGVAQGIAELPIFSGAWLRTVMVLSSLALLSYYICSRVTKMEFKEPETAGGLSKDISEYQLNKKDKMTLGVFLIGLGIMLYGVFANGWYINEIAGLFLLMAIAIGIVNGLGANAIVKQMMEGASGVTSGALVIGVAASIQVILNQASIIDTIVNALSSLIQDMPIALAAIVASVVQGIINLFIPGGSGQAMVTMPIMIPVADLAGMSRQLMVTAFQVGDGLTNLIVPTSGGTLAMLALGRVSYEQWLKAIVPFMLVVYALCWVALFIGQMIGY